A stretch of DNA from Calditrichota bacterium:
CGAAACGCCCGGAGTTTTCTTCAATAAAATCTTCAATTGCTTCAATTGAAACGGCGTAAGTAAGTCCATAAACAACCTGGCGTGTGGAGTTTAAATAAATTTGTCCGTCATAAGGTCTCTGCATGTCAAGTTCAATTGGTTCAGTTTCCTCATCTGGGCCAAGAAAGTTTATCTTTTGCCCGGCGACGGCAAAAACCATCCCAACCATTTCAAAGTTTGGAATACCATCGCGCACTGCTAAAACTAAACCACCGCTTATTCCGTTATGCATTGAAGCATCTAAAATAAATCCGTTGTTTCTATCTTTATTTGCACGGCCGACTATCGCCGTTGAAACCATCCGTTCTCCACGGGGAAAACCGAACAGATAAACAAATGTCCCGGCTTTTAAATCATTGGCAGCACCTTTGGGGTAGTTAAATTCACGGATATTTACGTGCTGCAGTTTACTATATTTTTTGCCTATAATTGCAATATCTGTGTCTTCATCACTGGCTAAAACCTCATAGTCATTTACTTCAGGAAGTCCTGTAACCGTTAATGTTTGACGAACCTTGTAGTAAACACTTTGCACAAATGGCGTTTTTTTGCCATATCTGTCTAAATAAAATGTTACGATCGTATCCGGGTAATTTACAATATGGGCACAAGTTAACAGAGCAACCTTTTGCTGATCATGAAATATAACCGTTGCTGTTCCTGTTGCAGGGCTATTAAGAAATTTTTCGCGGATTGCTTTTTGCCTTACTAAATCACCATTCAATTCTGATCTGATTAACCCATTTTTCAATGGCAAATCGTAACCTTTGTAACCAGCCATGGCATTAACTAGTTTTACATATTGAGTAATTTCTTCCAAATAACCGGTAGTCGGAATATGTGGAAATTCCGAATCATACTCTCCATCTATTATACGCGTGTTATCACTAACAAAAACAGTTTTTGAGCAACTTAAAACGAAGATTAGCAGCAGCGATAATAATATAAATATATTTTTCATTTAATGATCACCATGCGATTGATTGAGATGTTATACGCAACATGCATCGAAAGTTACTTGCTTAATAACTATTTTAAAAAAGGATTGAATTGTTTTTCACGCCCAATCGTAGTTGAAGGTCCATGCCCAGGATATACAACTGTTTCGTCAGGAAGTGGCATTAGTTTCATTTTGATCGATTCAATTAACTGATCATAATTCCCCATATACAAATCGGTACGGCCAATTGAATCATAAAAAAGCACATCACCAACAATAATGTCTTTTTCAAACAAAAAACAGATGCTGCCAGGGCTATGACCCGGTGCATGTAGTGTTGAAAAAGATAAACCGGCTACATCGTATTTTTGTCCACCTTCAAGAGTATGAGTTACTTTTGGAGGAGATGCAGTATCAATCCCAAACATTTCTCCCTGTTTTTCCAAAGACTCGAGCAAAGGCAAATCTTCTTTTGCAAGATAAAACGGTAAATTGTATTTCTCTTGAACCTGGCTTAAGAATCGAACATGATCAATATGTGCGTGGGTATTAAAAATTGCCTTTGGGGTTAATTTATTTTGATCAAGATACGCGTATATTTTTTCAAGCTCATCGCTTGGATCAATAAGAATACATTCGTTTGAATTTTCCTTGTGAACAATAAAAGTGTTCATTTGGAATGGGCCGATCGTTATAACTTCAATATTCATTTTTTATCCTGTTTCATACTTGTTAAAATATACAAAAAAATCTTAACAATAATCTGTTTAAGATAATTTGAAACGAAATATATTATGGTTTTTTGTAGATTGTCTGCAGAAATAAAAAATTTGCCAATTTGATTCCCGGAGATATTTTGCATTTTATTTTGAAACACAGAATCTTTGCTGTTTTTTTTGTCCTTTTCACTTATTCATTTGTCTCAATTTCAAACCTTTATGCAGATGTAATTGAGCTTGAAGATCAAAAAAAACTATATGGGCAATTGATTTCCATTACCGACGAAATGATTCTTATTGAAACATTCAATAAAGAAAATGCTTTCATAAAAAGTATCTTTCTACCAAGAAACAAAGTTATCAAAATAACAGATGAGTCCGGTACAATTTTGTTTAGTGATAACAAACAAAACATTCTCATCCTGAAGCGTTATTACTCTTCAATAACCAGTAATTGGGAAGAATTAAAAGACCGCATAAAAGGTTCAGCAAACGATACTTTATATTTTAAAGATGGATCAAAAGCAGCTGGTAAAGTTTTAAGCATTACAGATGAATATGTTTTCTCACAAAAAACATCTGATGGAAACTCTGTAGACCCAAAAATTCAAGTGAATAAGTTTCGTCTGAATAAGATAAATAAAATTAACAAGATCAAAGTATTTTTTATTGATGCCCAAAAATCTCACCCAATATTTACAAACAAAGTAAAATATCCTGTTTACAGCATTTCCGGTGGAATTGTTTTGGCCCAAACAAATTACAATCAGTTGCAGGATTTATTTCAGGAGTTCTATGACAAATCGGCTATTTCGTATGAGGCAGAAAAAAGGTTAAGCGCATATTTCGGAGGTCAAATCCAATTTGAAATATTTGTAAAACCCTATCTCTCCATTGGCTATAGCGGATTTTTTTATAGAAATGATGCTATTAATTCTCTCGGAATGAGTATGGCCAATATAAAATACACATTTCACCAAACACTTTTTAGACCATGGTTAAGCTTAGGATTTGCAGGGCATGATTTTAGCAGCGCTGAAAAACCCGGTGAGACAAAATACATTTGGGATACAAGTAAAGGAGCGCCAAGTATGGGGCTTGGTATTGATTTAGGAGATGAACTTGGAAAAGGCTATTATCTCGCGGCACATTATCTGCCATTTGGGAAAGGCACAACCAAAATTAAAGATTCCGATATTACTGTAAACAAAGAGATAGATTTCGCAATTCTTTTATTTTCAATTGGAATGCGATTTAATTTTAACTAAGGGATTTTATGAAAATCGAAAAAGTAAATTTAAATGAAAAACTCAAACAATTTTCAGATTATTGGAATCCAAGGATTGTTGGTGAATTAAATGGACATCAGGTAAAACTGGCAAAATTTCAGGGCGAATTTATTTGGCACACACACGAAAATGAAGACGAGTTATTTATGGTTCTAAAAGGTTCTTTTAAAATGGAATTCCGTGATAAAACCGTTCAACTTAATGAGGGTGAATTTCTAATTGTCCCAAAGGGAGTTGAACACAGGCCCGTGGCAAAAAATGAAGTTTCAGTATTGCTTTTTGAACCCGGCTCAACAATTAATACTGGAAATAACCCGAGTGATTTAACAAGAAATAATTTGGAGAAAATTTAAAAATTAAGACAAATATTTTGAGTGAATTACTTTCATATGGTGAATTACATGACCAATCATAACATGTGCTATTGCCCTTACAGATGCAGGAAAGCCATTTGCCGTTCCGATATTTTGCCACATATCCGGAGAAAATGACCTTAACAGAGCTATTGAAGCTTTGCGCATGTGATAAAATTGTTCTACAAGCTCACTGAGTGTTAAATGGGATTGGTCACTGTTTTTAATATAGTCGTCCTGTTCAAACCCGGGAATCGGTGTGCTGTCTTTTCGGCTGATACGTAAAGCACGATACATAAAAACCAGCTCAACATCTATCAAATGGGCAATAACTTGTTTAATACTCCACTTTCCCTCAGCATAACGATAATTCGCTTTTTCTTCGTCTACCTGTGCTAAAAACTCACAGAACTGATCATTTTGTTTTTCCAATATTTGGAGTATATCCCCATTCGGTACAAGGTCAATATAACCCTGATAGTACTTTGCATATTCTGTTGATGCCGGACGTTCCATGTATTATCTCCCGATTTTATAATTCTTTCCTTTTATAACCTTTTCAATACTCGTGCCAAAAATCATTTAATAAAATAATCACTGCTAATTTTTACAAAAATGAACAGAAATAATATTTTTAAAAACTCATCAACATCTATTTGATGTTTATCCGGCTAATTTTATATCTTCACTTTTAATTTTTTTGGAGCTTTTTTTGTTAGTTCTTACAATATTTTTTGCAGGAACATCCGCCTTCTTTACAGCTTTATTGGAAACAAATATTTGGCTTTCTGCAAATCAGCCTTTGCCTAAGCAGGGTA
This window harbors:
- a CDS encoding MBL fold metallo-hydrolase encodes the protein MNIEVITIGPFQMNTFIVHKENSNECILIDPSDELEKIYAYLDQNKLTPKAIFNTHAHIDHVRFLSQVQEKYNLPFYLAKEDLPLLESLEKQGEMFGIDTASPPKVTHTLEGGQKYDVAGLSFSTLHAPGHSPGSICFLFEKDIIVGDVLFYDSIGRTDLYMGNYDQLIESIKMKLMPLPDETVVYPGHGPSTTIGREKQFNPFLK
- a CDS encoding DinB family protein; its protein translation is MERPASTEYAKYYQGYIDLVPNGDILQILEKQNDQFCEFLAQVDEEKANYRYAEGKWSIKQVIAHLIDVELVFMYRALRISRKDSTPIPGFEQDDYIKNSDQSHLTLSELVEQFYHMRKASIALLRSFSPDMWQNIGTANGFPASVRAIAHVMIGHVIHHMKVIHSKYLS
- a CDS encoding trypsin-like peptidase domain-containing protein, with protein sequence MKNIFILLSLLLIFVLSCSKTVFVSDNTRIIDGEYDSEFPHIPTTGYLEEITQYVKLVNAMAGYKGYDLPLKNGLIRSELNGDLVRQKAIREKFLNSPATGTATVIFHDQQKVALLTCAHIVNYPDTIVTFYLDRYGKKTPFVQSVYYKVRQTLTVTGLPEVNDYEVLASDEDTDIAIIGKKYSKLQHVNIREFNYPKGAANDLKAGTFVYLFGFPRGERMVSTAIVGRANKDRNNGFILDASMHNGISGGLVLAVRDGIPNFEMVGMVFAVAGQKINFLGPDEETEPIELDMQRPYDGQIYLNSTRQVVYGLTYAVSIEAIEDFIEENSGRFEEKGFESPLFLNTEKPASTE
- a CDS encoding cupin domain-containing protein: MKIEKVNLNEKLKQFSDYWNPRIVGELNGHQVKLAKFQGEFIWHTHENEDELFMVLKGSFKMEFRDKTVQLNEGEFLIVPKGVEHRPVAKNEVSVLLFEPGSTINTGNNPSDLTRNNLEKI